One stretch of Pontiella desulfatans DNA includes these proteins:
- a CDS encoding S1 family peptidase translates to MKASHIPLALLSLAAATFAADNDAKAQKALEKRLAEEGAIKAKFAYSFNDISDKLVTVSCESRLGKSSGSGFIAELDGKTYLFTNQHVILGSETISFKTATGRTLRPRSVELSAERDIARLLLADETGLPVTKKLSMGGPVGVFGNSEGGGVATELYGKVTGIGADKVEVSAGFVSGNSGSPVLDLNRNVIGIASYVTYSTGETKDNKPRRFCYRLTDCNWGAVRWKKYNEKYGKLYRDYEQLIDSIFEAADSWYGDPFSRMFADDHKDSGLQKWSSEHNLMVKRIERTLGTKITQHELDNTNRRIRKDMSDSAEALTKVCRDRARQMRLLSEQRELSGFLRDEFIRFSDRMEYAATHIERYGKKLAEHNYFYFEKT, encoded by the coding sequence ATGAAAGCCTCTCACATCCCCCTCGCCCTACTCAGCCTTGCCGCCGCCACCTTCGCGGCGGACAACGATGCCAAAGCGCAAAAGGCACTCGAAAAACGGCTCGCCGAGGAGGGCGCCATCAAGGCAAAGTTCGCCTATTCCTTCAACGATATCTCCGACAAGCTGGTCACGGTCTCCTGCGAGAGCCGGCTCGGGAAAAGCTCCGGAAGCGGATTCATTGCCGAGCTTGATGGAAAAACCTACCTCTTCACCAACCAACACGTCATTCTCGGCTCGGAAACGATCAGCTTCAAGACAGCGACCGGTCGGACGCTGCGGCCACGCAGCGTCGAGCTTTCGGCCGAGCGCGACATCGCGCGCCTGCTGCTGGCCGATGAAACCGGGCTGCCGGTAACGAAAAAGCTCTCCATGGGCGGCCCAGTCGGCGTTTTTGGCAACAGCGAGGGCGGGGGCGTTGCAACGGAGCTTTATGGCAAGGTCACCGGGATCGGCGCCGACAAGGTCGAGGTGAGTGCCGGTTTCGTCTCAGGCAACAGCGGAAGCCCCGTGCTGGATCTTAATCGCAATGTGATCGGGATCGCGAGCTACGTGACCTATTCGACCGGCGAAACGAAGGACAACAAACCCCGGCGCTTCTGCTATCGCCTCACCGACTGCAACTGGGGCGCGGTTAGATGGAAAAAATACAATGAGAAATACGGCAAGCTTTACCGCGACTACGAACAACTCATCGACTCCATCTTCGAAGCCGCCGATTCGTGGTACGGCGACCCCTTCAGCCGTATGTTCGCCGACGACCACAAGGATTCCGGCCTGCAAAAATGGTCGAGCGAACACAACCTCATGGTCAAACGCATCGAGCGAACACTCGGCACAAAGATCACCCAGCATGAGCTCGACAACACCAACCGACGCATCCGCAAGGATATGTCCGATAGCGCCGAAGCCCTCACCAAGGTTTGCCGCGACCGCGCGCGCCAAATGCGCCTGCTCTCCGAACAGCGCGAGCTGTCCGGATTCCTGCGCGACGAATTCATCCGCTTTTCAGACCGCATGGAATATGCCGCCACGCACATCGAGCGCTACGGAAAAAAACTGGCCGAACACAACTATTTCTACTTCGAAAAAACGTAG
- a CDS encoding S1 family peptidase has protein sequence MMNSAFKTALLLLVAALAAVPVVAETESDEEAREKQRKRNELKNKQESQALISAQFSYGFSDVADKLVIISCKSEQGKTFGSGFVARMDGKTYIFTNQHVIMGADKISFKTASGTQLKPRSVELSLTRDIARLELETDHAFDIGNEVEMDIPVAVFGNSEGAGVGTELFGVVNGLGAELVETSAEFVSGNSGSPILNLSQEVLGIASYVRVSRNHAMKEGTKFENQTRRFCYRLSGVEWKSVRWTHYNKQYGKLYRQSEMLYNGIFEIIKNWSESPLAKVSIEDNPERSLHSWAKSHNEVISRFDRSSAHKRQLMTEYAESLKKLSGVCRGRARQISMFSEQRELTGFLREEFEKQSGSLDYAAQWIDQCSAMIYSQR, from the coding sequence ATGATGAATAGCGCATTCAAAACCGCCCTGCTCCTGCTGGTTGCCGCCCTGGCTGCCGTTCCGGTGGTTGCCGAAACCGAGAGCGACGAAGAAGCCCGCGAAAAGCAACGGAAGCGGAATGAGCTGAAAAACAAGCAGGAGAGCCAGGCCCTGATCAGCGCCCAGTTCAGCTATGGATTCAGCGACGTGGCCGACAAGCTGGTGATCATCAGTTGCAAAAGCGAACAGGGCAAGACCTTCGGCAGCGGTTTCGTTGCCCGAATGGACGGGAAAACCTACATTTTCACCAACCAGCACGTCATCATGGGGGCCGACAAGATCAGCTTCAAAACGGCATCCGGAACCCAGCTGAAGCCGCGTAGCGTCGAGCTATCGCTAACCCGCGACATAGCACGCCTCGAACTGGAAACCGACCACGCATTCGACATTGGCAACGAAGTTGAAATGGACATCCCGGTGGCTGTTTTCGGCAACAGCGAGGGCGCCGGCGTTGGCACCGAGTTGTTCGGCGTGGTTAACGGCCTCGGGGCGGAGCTGGTCGAAACCTCGGCCGAATTCGTATCCGGCAACAGCGGAAGCCCCATCCTCAACCTGAGCCAGGAGGTTCTGGGCATTGCCAGCTATGTCCGTGTTTCCCGCAACCATGCCATGAAGGAGGGCACCAAGTTCGAAAACCAAACCCGCCGGTTTTGCTACCGCCTTTCCGGCGTTGAATGGAAGAGCGTTCGCTGGACGCACTACAACAAGCAATACGGTAAGCTCTACCGCCAGAGCGAAATGCTCTACAACGGCATTTTCGAGATCATCAAGAACTGGAGCGAATCCCCGTTGGCCAAGGTAAGCATCGAAGACAATCCTGAACGCAGTCTCCATTCCTGGGCAAAGTCGCACAACGAGGTGATCTCGCGGTTCGACCGCAGCTCCGCGCACAAACGCCAGCTGATGACCGAATATGCCGAAAGCCTGAAAAAGCTCTCCGGGGTGTGCCGCGGCCGGGCTCGCCAGATCAGCATGTTTTCCGAACAGCGCGAGCTTACCGGATTCCTGCGCGAGGAATTCGAAAAACAATCCGGCTCGCTCGATTACGCCGCCCAATGGATCGACCAATGCAGCGCAATGATCTATAGCCAACGCTAA
- a CDS encoding OsmC family protein — translation MAKKTVVVESKLNDKFVIASDIRGHKVVIDQPANAAGTDTGPTPLELMFASLAGCIGTIGRIVAMQKRIALRGMDIKVEGDLDVDGLLGKPIDGRVGFEGITISIHVDADLTDEEKEAFIHEVDSRCPVSENLMNATPVSVKLA, via the coding sequence ATGGCTAAAAAGACCGTTGTTGTTGAATCGAAGCTGAACGATAAATTTGTGATTGCGAGTGATATACGCGGGCACAAGGTTGTAATCGACCAACCCGCCAACGCAGCGGGAACCGATACGGGCCCCACGCCGCTGGAGCTGATGTTCGCCTCGCTGGCCGGGTGCATTGGAACCATCGGCCGCATTGTGGCGATGCAGAAACGCATTGCGTTGCGGGGCATGGACATCAAGGTTGAGGGCGATCTCGATGTGGATGGCCTGCTGGGCAAGCCGATCGATGGCCGCGTCGGTTTCGAAGGCATTACGATTTCGATACACGTTGATGCCGACCTGACCGACGAGGAAAAGGAAGCCTTCATCCACGAAGTCGATAGCCGTTGCCCGGTCTCCGAAAACCTAATGAATGCCACTCCGGTGAGCGTTAAGCTGGCTTAG
- a CDS encoding PEP-CTERM sorting domain-containing protein, translating into MKRIVVAYVVFTFGFYPMVDARTVSSGEVFYSESYIEVDPSNNGNELIVEAHGAVETPSAFIVGSYGGYFTEVTVAGTNALLQTGAQYVGNGGRGIDYSIENGGIVRCSSFSLSGDQTQGVVYSYLINHLSVSGQGSLLDVAGNLDLWSPESPGAPGLPFELPREIPCYAEVSGGGTVSVDSLSVANGSWFRLGEGGHLHVENDFNVSTDHFLFDGGTLSVGGKVSGRLKATRVSGGLTLAGTYALDEEMSACVVDGSLTISSEGVLEVAAGYAANGHLTVEGLAVLEGSLEVLFTGDAPVYGARYDLFDWNGGVSGQFVAITAPQLVGGLFLDSSELYTTGSVSVIPEPATLSLMGMASSGLFWARRIRRRRRFGRSVMPVEGLAMDRFFEEPVSSGPVFDDAAPRANLDGSLKRLLDGATGRFGAVGSRFVDALMAWDRWVDLPGRKRSLRHARKALASRGLALLDAVVASVAWDRIESRGRARRRKLAAIRKRAVSLLDAFLERVM; encoded by the coding sequence ATGAAGAGAATTGTCGTGGCGTATGTCGTATTTACTTTCGGTTTTTATCCGATGGTTGACGCCCGGACGGTCTCCAGCGGCGAGGTGTTTTACAGCGAGTCCTACATTGAGGTCGATCCATCGAACAACGGGAACGAGTTGATCGTTGAGGCCCATGGGGCGGTCGAGACGCCGTCGGCATTCATTGTTGGAAGTTACGGGGGCTATTTCACGGAGGTCACCGTGGCCGGGACGAATGCGCTTTTGCAAACAGGAGCCCAGTATGTTGGCAATGGTGGCCGGGGTATCGACTATTCCATCGAAAACGGAGGGATTGTCAGGTGCTCTTCGTTCAGCCTTTCAGGCGATCAAACGCAAGGCGTTGTGTATTCCTACCTGATCAACCATTTATCCGTTTCGGGGCAAGGTTCGTTGTTGGATGTGGCCGGCAACCTGGACCTCTGGTCTCCGGAGTCGCCTGGTGCTCCGGGGTTGCCGTTTGAACTGCCCCGCGAAATCCCTTGTTATGCGGAGGTGTCCGGAGGTGGGACGGTTTCGGTGGATTCGCTTTCGGTCGCGAATGGGAGCTGGTTCAGGCTAGGGGAGGGCGGCCACTTGCATGTCGAGAATGATTTCAACGTCTCCACTGATCATTTCCTGTTCGATGGCGGAACGCTTTCCGTCGGCGGTAAGGTGAGCGGGCGGCTCAAGGCAACCCGGGTGTCTGGAGGCCTGACGCTCGCCGGAACCTATGCCCTGGACGAGGAGATGTCGGCGTGCGTGGTGGATGGATCGTTAACGATCTCTTCCGAGGGAGTGCTGGAGGTGGCGGCCGGCTATGCCGCAAACGGGCATTTGACCGTTGAAGGACTCGCCGTTCTCGAAGGCTCGCTGGAGGTGCTGTTCACGGGCGATGCCCCGGTCTATGGGGCACGTTATGATTTATTCGACTGGAATGGGGGGGTAAGCGGTCAGTTTGTTGCCATTACGGCTCCCCAACTCGTTGGCGGGCTGTTTCTTGACTCCTCTGAACTTTATACCACTGGAAGCGTTAGCGTGATTCCCGAGCCGGCAACATTGAGTTTGATGGGGATGGCATCGTCGGGACTTTTTTGGGCTCGGCGCATTCGTCGGCGCAGGCGGTTCGGGAGGTCTGTGATGCCCGTCGAGGGCTTGGCCATGGATCGGTTCTTCGAGGAGCCGGTTTCGTCCGGGCCTGTCTTCGATGATGCAGCCCCGAGGGCGAACTTGGATGGGAGCCTGAAGCGATTGCTCGACGGAGCGACTGGACGGTTCGGGGCGGTTGGTTCCCGTTTCGTTGATGCGTTGATGGCCTGGGACCGGTGGGTGGATTTGCCGGGCAGAAAACGATCGCTCAGGCATGCCCGCAAGGCGCTCGCTTCCCGTGGGCTTGCGCTTCTAGATGCCGTTGTGGCTTCCGTTGCCTGGGATCGGATCGAAAGCCGGGGGAGGGCCCGGCGCAGGAAGCTGGCGGCCATCAGGAAGCGCGCGGTTTCCCTGCTCGATGCGTTCCTTGAGCGCGTGATGTGA